One window of Brachybacterium ginsengisoli genomic DNA carries:
- the sucC gene encoding ADP-forming succinate--CoA ligase subunit beta encodes MDLYEYQARDLFEKHGVPVLGGVVAEDPAAAKAGAEKLGTPVVVVKAQVKTGGRGKAGGVKIAKSPEEAEQKASEILGMDIKGHTVHRVMIAAGADIAEEYYFSLLLDRANRNYLAMCSVEGGMEIEQLAVERPEALARVAVDPNVGIDDAKAKEIVEAAKFDAETGVKVAPVLVKLWDVYKNEDATLVEVNPLVKTGAGDIVALDGKITLDDNAEFRHEDHAALVDVTSEDPLETKAKALDLNYVKLDGEVGIIGNGAGLVMSTLDVVAYAGEKHSVKPANFLDIGGGASAEVMANGLDVILGDEQVSAVFVNVFGGITACDAVANGIVGALKKLGDAATKPLVVRLDGNNVEEGRKILADFAHPLVTQADTMDGGAAKVAELAAAGK; translated from the coding sequence GTGGACCTGTATGAGTACCAGGCCCGCGATCTCTTCGAGAAGCACGGCGTGCCCGTGCTCGGAGGAGTCGTCGCGGAAGATCCGGCAGCTGCCAAGGCCGGAGCAGAGAAGCTCGGCACCCCGGTCGTCGTCGTCAAGGCCCAGGTGAAGACCGGTGGCCGCGGCAAGGCCGGTGGCGTCAAGATCGCGAAGTCCCCCGAGGAGGCGGAGCAGAAGGCCTCCGAGATCCTCGGCATGGACATCAAGGGCCACACCGTGCACCGCGTCATGATCGCGGCGGGCGCCGACATCGCCGAGGAGTACTACTTCTCGCTGCTGCTGGATCGGGCCAACCGCAACTACCTCGCCATGTGCTCCGTCGAGGGTGGCATGGAGATCGAGCAGCTCGCCGTCGAGCGCCCCGAGGCGCTCGCCCGCGTGGCCGTCGACCCCAACGTCGGGATCGACGACGCGAAGGCGAAGGAGATCGTCGAGGCCGCGAAGTTCGACGCCGAGACCGGTGTCAAGGTCGCCCCCGTGCTGGTCAAGCTCTGGGACGTCTACAAGAACGAGGACGCCACCCTGGTGGAGGTGAACCCGCTGGTCAAGACCGGCGCCGGGGACATCGTCGCGCTGGACGGCAAGATCACCCTCGACGACAACGCGGAGTTCCGCCACGAGGACCACGCCGCGCTCGTCGACGTCACCTCCGAGGACCCGCTGGAGACCAAGGCCAAGGCCCTGGACCTCAACTACGTCAAGCTCGACGGCGAGGTCGGCATCATCGGCAACGGCGCGGGCCTGGTCATGTCCACCCTCGACGTCGTCGCGTACGCCGGAGAGAAGCACTCGGTCAAGCCCGCGAACTTCCTCGACATCGGCGGCGGCGCCTCCGCCGAGGTGATGGCCAACGGACTCGACGTCATCCTCGGTGACGAGCAGGTCTCCGCCGTCTTCGTCAACGTCTTCGGCGGCATCACCGCCTGCGACGCGGTCGCCAACGGCATCGTCGGCGCCCTGAAGAAGCTGGGCGACGCCGCCACCAAGCCGCTCGTGGTCCGCCTCGACGGCAACAACGTGGAGGAGGGGCGGAAGATCCTCGCGGACTTCGCCCACCCCCTCGTCACCCAGGCCGACACCATGGACGGCGGCGCGGCCAAGGTCGCCGAGCTCGCCGCCGCAGGAAAGTGA
- a CDS encoding VOC family protein — protein MTSAPPPRTGLHHLELWTADLAVAAPAWDWLMTSLGWAPERVEGWELGRIWRHRDDSYLVLEQSDDVQGASSERRRPGMNHLALRVADRGALDAIRAEAARHGWHELFADRYPHAGGEDHVAWYAEDPHGIEVELVAVG, from the coding sequence ATGACCTCTGCCCCACCGCCCCGCACCGGGCTCCATCACCTCGAGCTGTGGACGGCGGATCTCGCCGTGGCCGCACCGGCCTGGGACTGGCTGATGACGTCCCTGGGCTGGGCCCCGGAGCGCGTCGAGGGCTGGGAGCTGGGCCGCATCTGGCGCCACCGCGATGACTCCTACCTGGTGCTCGAGCAGTCCGACGACGTCCAGGGGGCATCCTCGGAGCGCCGCCGCCCCGGCATGAACCACCTCGCGCTGCGCGTCGCCGACCGGGGCGCTCTGGATGCGATCCGGGCCGAGGCGGCGCGGCACGGCTGGCACGAGCTGTTCGCCGACCGCTACCCGCACGCCGGCGGCGAGGACCACGTGGCGTGGTACGCCGAGGACCCCCACGGCATCGAGGTCGAGCTCGTCGCCGTCGGCTGA
- a CDS encoding UvrD-helicase domain-containing protein — protein MSSLFDDLSLPDAFRRLDGVSVAPQTRDGDPVAPQGGSEPDEEAPLAQEPPAPEEPPYDEEPPYDDAPPPEDELLPPPAADHRPQRSADRPGPGGPVPGGPVPGFVAAGLTELTDGLNPAQREAVEHRGSPLLIVAGAGSGKTRVLTRRIAHLLRSGEASPGEILAITFTNKAAAEMRERVGELVGPVARSMWVSTFHSACVRILRRDAAAAGLKSSFTIYDSADSLRLITTIAKDLELDTKKHAPRALASRISTLKNDLVDPIDFADQAESAKNPFERTLARIYTNYTERLRQANAVDFDDLIGLTVTLLRENPAIREGYRRRFRHLLVDEYQDTNTAQYQLVRELVGDDPRADLTVVGDSDQSIYAFRGATIRNIVEFEQDFPSARTIVLEQNYRSSQNILTAANSVIEENAGRRKKNLWTDQGEGEQITLYVADDEREEARYIGRQIDALVDDGRGAGDIAIFYRANAQSRALEDQLIRVGLPYRVVGGTRFYERREIKDAIAYLQVLTNPADEINLRRILNVPKRGIGDRAEAVIAMLAERERIGFGEALRRAEEAPGIATRSLNAVRTFVAMLDDLRALAEDGSGPADLIEAILQRSGYYAELQDSDDPQDESRLENLAELVSVAAEFEAQVEEADAVASEYEDAESAESAESGESAESGEAESSEPGSAEQGSAGARGTAPQEVGTAPDAELTAPDDPEASLVDRFLEKVSLVADADQIPGEEDQFVTLMTLHTAKGLEFPVVFLTGMEDGTFPHNRTLSDPDELEEERRLAYVGITRAREKLYLTRAQMRSLWGQTQYMPASRFLDEVPESVLDVARAGSTLGGAGFGGGYSGGSGGYGGSGGRGGSGGHSSGGGRGPSFSGGIGGGRSDIKRPSLGSGRKATPADQLPQLAVGDRITHDSFGMGTVTEVAGQGEKTQIEVQFKAPHGTKRLVLRYAAITKL, from the coding sequence ATGAGCTCTCTCTTCGACGACCTTTCGCTGCCCGACGCCTTCCGCCGCCTCGACGGGGTGTCGGTGGCGCCGCAGACCCGCGACGGCGATCCTGTCGCGCCGCAGGGAGGGTCGGAACCCGATGAGGAGGCCCCGCTCGCGCAGGAGCCGCCGGCCCCCGAGGAGCCCCCGTACGACGAGGAGCCCCCGTACGACGACGCGCCGCCGCCCGAGGACGAGCTTCTGCCCCCGCCCGCCGCGGACCACCGCCCGCAGCGCTCGGCGGACCGGCCCGGCCCCGGCGGTCCGGTGCCGGGCGGTCCGGTGCCCGGATTCGTCGCCGCCGGGCTCACCGAGCTCACCGATGGCCTGAACCCGGCGCAGCGGGAGGCCGTCGAGCATCGCGGATCCCCGCTGCTCATCGTCGCCGGCGCCGGATCGGGCAAGACCCGCGTGCTCACCCGGCGCATCGCCCATCTGCTGCGCTCGGGCGAGGCCTCGCCCGGCGAGATCCTCGCGATCACCTTCACGAACAAGGCCGCCGCCGAGATGCGCGAACGCGTGGGCGAGCTGGTGGGTCCGGTCGCCCGCAGCATGTGGGTCTCCACCTTCCACAGCGCCTGCGTGCGGATCCTGCGCCGGGACGCGGCCGCCGCCGGGCTGAAGAGCTCCTTCACCATCTATGACAGCGCCGATTCCCTGCGGCTGATCACGACGATCGCCAAGGACCTCGAGCTGGACACGAAGAAGCATGCTCCGCGCGCCCTGGCCTCACGGATCTCCACGCTGAAGAACGACCTCGTGGACCCGATCGACTTCGCCGACCAGGCGGAGAGCGCGAAGAACCCCTTCGAGCGCACCCTCGCCCGGATCTACACGAACTACACCGAGCGGCTGCGTCAGGCCAACGCGGTGGACTTCGACGACCTCATCGGTCTGACGGTGACGCTGCTGCGGGAGAACCCGGCGATCCGCGAGGGCTACCGCCGCCGCTTCCGCCACCTGCTGGTGGACGAGTACCAGGACACCAACACCGCCCAGTACCAGCTGGTGCGGGAGCTGGTGGGGGACGACCCGCGCGCCGATCTCACCGTGGTGGGCGACTCGGACCAGTCGATCTACGCCTTCCGCGGCGCGACCATCCGCAACATCGTCGAGTTCGAGCAGGACTTCCCCTCGGCCCGCACGATCGTGCTCGAGCAGAACTACCGCTCCTCCCAGAACATCCTCACCGCCGCGAACTCCGTGATCGAGGAGAACGCCGGGCGGCGCAAGAAGAACCTGTGGACCGATCAGGGCGAGGGCGAGCAGATCACCCTCTACGTCGCCGATGACGAGCGCGAGGAGGCCCGGTACATCGGGCGGCAGATCGATGCCCTCGTGGACGACGGCCGCGGTGCCGGTGACATCGCGATCTTCTACCGGGCCAACGCCCAGTCCCGGGCGCTCGAGGACCAGCTGATCCGTGTGGGCCTGCCGTACCGCGTGGTCGGCGGGACCCGCTTCTACGAGCGCCGCGAGATCAAGGACGCGATCGCCTATCTCCAGGTGCTGACCAACCCGGCCGACGAGATCAACCTGCGCCGCATCCTCAACGTCCCCAAGCGGGGCATCGGCGATCGGGCCGAGGCCGTCATCGCGATGCTCGCCGAGCGGGAGCGGATCGGCTTCGGCGAGGCCCTGCGCCGCGCCGAGGAGGCACCCGGCATCGCCACCCGGTCGCTGAACGCGGTGCGCACCTTCGTGGCGATGCTCGACGACCTGCGCGCTCTGGCCGAGGACGGCTCCGGTCCCGCGGATCTGATCGAGGCGATCCTGCAGCGCTCGGGCTACTACGCCGAGCTGCAGGACAGCGACGACCCGCAGGACGAGTCCCGCCTGGAGAACCTCGCCGAGCTGGTCAGCGTCGCCGCCGAGTTCGAGGCGCAGGTCGAGGAGGCCGACGCCGTCGCCAGCGAGTACGAGGACGCCGAGAGCGCCGAGAGCGCCGAGAGCGGCGAGAGCGCCGAGAGCGGTGAGGCGGAGAGCTCCGAGCCCGGGAGCGCCGAGCAGGGGAGCGCCGGTGCCCGGGGCACGGCTCCGCAGGAGGTCGGGACCGCACCGGACGCCGAGCTGACCGCACCGGATGATCCCGAGGCGAGCCTCGTGGACCGCTTCCTGGAGAAGGTCTCGCTGGTGGCCGATGCGGACCAGATCCCCGGCGAGGAGGATCAGTTCGTCACCCTGATGACGCTGCACACGGCCAAGGGGCTCGAGTTCCCGGTCGTCTTCCTCACCGGCATGGAGGACGGCACCTTCCCCCACAACCGCACCCTGAGCGATCCCGACGAGCTCGAGGAGGAGCGCCGCCTGGCCTACGTGGGCATCACCCGCGCCCGCGAGAAGCTCTACCTGACCCGGGCGCAGATGCGCTCCCTCTGGGGCCAGACCCAGTACATGCCGGCCAGCCGCTTCCTCGACGAGGTGCCCGAGAGCGTGCTCGACGTGGCGCGCGCGGGATCGACCCTCGGCGGGGCCGGCTTCGGCGGCGGCTACTCCGGCGGGTCGGGCGGATACGGCGGCTCCGGCGGTCGTGGAGGCTCGGGCGGCCATTCCAGCGGCGGCGGGCGCGGCCCGTCCTTCAGCGGCGGCATCGGTGGCGGGCGCAGCGACATCAAGCGCCCCAGCCTCGGCTCCGGCCGCAAGGCCACCCCGGCCGACCAGCTCCCGCAGCTCGCGGTGGGGGACCGGATCACCCACGACTCCTTCGGGATGGGGACCGTCACCGAGGTCGCCGGGCAGGGCGAGAAGACCCAGATCGAGGTGCAGTTCAAGGCCCCGCACGGGACCAAGCGCCTGGTGCTGCGGTACGCCGCGATCACCAAGCTCTGA
- a CDS encoding lysylphosphatidylglycerol synthase domain-containing protein — MSAASPDPSDSPDPGGAAPRPRADPGRADGGGHHPGGLGRLEDELAELDAERPPRLTRGRVIAGLVSAALVIALLGWALPWATGTSWGDIAGTLVSLPAWAVPSVVMLGAGALLLEAVTVRVALPGSRWSGVLLAHPAAGATSLAIPGGGILGLGLMGWILRRSGLALPVILTGIIAASLAEMVLTSVLIPLLGLGAYAISPMLSPVGVALPGAVWAAVVAVLGAVIALALTLVLLRRGVLSALLDQFSTQLPEGVAPVILAQRDVLVEMLRRRWVPLLAPTLGARVLQWVALVLAIQAVGAEVPWLLTVAIFALGRVLSLVPLTPGGAGVTETVGAAALVALGVVAADAAAAMLLLMVTMLLVPLLAGALTTVLTLTLAPDRRSAA; from the coding sequence ATGTCAGCGGCCTCCCCCGATCCCTCCGACTCCCCCGACCCCGGGGGCGCAGCGCCCCGTCCGCGGGCGGATCCCGGGCGGGCCGACGGGGGTGGGCATCATCCCGGCGGCCTCGGCCGGCTCGAGGACGAGCTCGCGGAGCTCGACGCGGAGCGCCCGCCGCGCCTGACCCGCGGCCGCGTGATCGCGGGCCTGGTCTCGGCCGCGCTCGTGATCGCACTGCTCGGCTGGGCCCTGCCCTGGGCCACGGGGACGAGCTGGGGCGACATCGCCGGGACGCTGGTGTCGCTGCCCGCCTGGGCGGTGCCCTCGGTGGTGATGCTCGGGGCAGGCGCACTGCTGCTCGAAGCCGTGACGGTGCGCGTGGCCCTGCCCGGATCGCGCTGGTCCGGTGTCCTGCTGGCGCATCCGGCCGCCGGGGCCACCTCGCTCGCCATCCCGGGAGGGGGCATCCTCGGGCTGGGCCTGATGGGGTGGATCCTGCGCCGCTCCGGCCTCGCCCTGCCCGTCATCCTCACCGGGATCATCGCCGCCTCGCTGGCGGAGATGGTGCTCACCTCGGTGCTCATCCCCCTGCTGGGCCTCGGCGCCTACGCGATCTCCCCGATGCTGTCCCCGGTCGGGGTCGCGCTGCCCGGGGCGGTCTGGGCCGCGGTGGTGGCCGTGCTCGGAGCGGTGATCGCCCTGGCCCTGACGCTCGTCCTGCTGCGCCGCGGCGTGCTGTCCGCCCTGCTGGACCAGTTCTCGACGCAGCTCCCGGAGGGCGTCGCCCCCGTGATCCTCGCCCAGCGCGATGTGCTCGTGGAGATGCTGCGTCGGCGGTGGGTGCCGCTGCTCGCACCGACCCTCGGGGCCCGGGTGCTGCAGTGGGTCGCGCTGGTCCTCGCGATCCAGGCGGTCGGCGCCGAGGTGCCGTGGCTGCTGACGGTGGCGATCTTCGCGCTGGGCCGTGTGCTGTCCCTGGTCCCCCTGACTCCCGGCGGCGCCGGGGTCACCGAGACGGTCGGGGCTGCCGCGCTGGTCGCCCTCGGGGTCGTGGCGGCCGATGCCGCCGCCGCGATGCTCCTGCTGATGGTGACGATGCTGCTGGTCCCGCTGCTCGCCGGGGCGCTGACCACGGTCCTCACCCTGACCCTCGCCCCGGACCGCCGCTCGGCGGCCTGA